The following coding sequences lie in one bacterium genomic window:
- a CDS encoding nucleoside monophosphate kinase, translating into MSPQTFIFIGRSGCGKGTQADLLQKYLKTQDPGREIFYLETGSRFRDFIKGDSLSSKLSLAISQEEKLQPSFLAVWMWSHLFIENLKGNEHIISDGTPRSVDEARVLDSAIRFYDRMPAYVVYLNVSRSWAEDRLQNRGRADDQNKDRIKKRLDWFETDVLPAVNHLREHPEYRFLDINGERPLEEVHKEIIKNIKV; encoded by the coding sequence ATGTCTCCTCAAACATTCATTTTTATCGGCAGATCAGGTTGCGGAAAGGGAACACAAGCCGATCTTCTTCAAAAATATCTTAAAACACAGGACCCCGGTCGTGAGATTTTTTATTTGGAAACAGGCAGTCGTTTCAGGGATTTTATCAAGGGCGATAGCCTTTCAAGTAAGCTTTCGCTCGCTATTTCACAAGAGGAGAAGCTTCAACCAAGCTTTCTTGCGGTGTGGATGTGGTCGCACCTTTTTATTGAAAACCTCAAGGGTAATGAGCATATTATAAGTGACGGGACTCCGCGCTCAGTCGACGAGGCTCGCGTCCTTGATTCTGCGATACGGTTTTATGATCGTATGCCGGCATACGTTGTTTATCTCAATGTCTCTCGAAGCTGGGCGGAAGACCGTCTTCAAAACCGAGGACGAGCAGACGATCAAAACAAGGATAGAATCAAGAAGCGACTTGATTGGTTTGAAACAGATGTATTGCCTGCAGTCAATCACTTGCGAGAACACCCTGAATATCGTTTTCTTGATATCAACGGAGAGCGGCCGCTTGAAGAAGTACACAAGGAAATCATAAAAAATATTAAAGTGTAA
- the map gene encoding type I methionyl aminopeptidase, with protein MGMFKTVKEIEIMRECGKRLAHVLDEVEKVITPGKTPGELDELAKKLIIGLGDEPSFLHYWPEGASKPYPATLCVSTNDEVVHGIPGKKKFKEGDIVSIDLGIKHQGYHSDAARTVPVGEIDDSARKLIDGTREALAAGIKVARAGNHIGDIGSAVSRVIKMHGFSIVEELGGHGIGTEVHEEPHIPNYGKPGEGIELKAGMTIAIEPVVNEGSGKIHLNADGYTFRTKDGKRSAHFEHTVLITKGDPEVLTK; from the coding sequence ATGGGAATGTTTAAAACAGTAAAAGAGATCGAAATTATGCGCGAGTGTGGCAAACGCCTCGCGCATGTTTTGGATGAAGTTGAAAAAGTTATAACTCCCGGAAAAACTCCGGGGGAGCTTGATGAATTAGCGAAAAAATTAATTATTGGTTTAGGGGATGAGCCATCTTTTCTTCATTATTGGCCAGAGGGAGCAAGTAAGCCATACCCTGCGACACTCTGCGTATCAACTAATGACGAAGTTGTTCACGGTATTCCCGGAAAGAAGAAGTTCAAAGAAGGAGATATTGTGAGTATTGATCTTGGTATTAAACATCAGGGATATCATTCTGATGCGGCGCGTACGGTTCCCGTGGGGGAGATTGACGACAGTGCGCGTAAACTTATTGATGGAACGCGCGAAGCGCTTGCGGCAGGAATCAAGGTCGCACGTGCAGGAAATCACATTGGAGACATCGGTTCAGCTGTTTCTCGCGTAATCAAGATGCATGGTTTTAGTATCGTTGAAGAATTGGGTGGACATGGCATTGGAACAGAAGTACACGAAGAACCGCACATACCAAACTATGGAAAGCCCGGCGAAGGAATAGAATTGAAGGCAGGCATGACTATTGCTATTGAGCCCGTAGTAAACGAAGGGAGCGGTAAAATACATCTCAATGCAGACGGCTATACATTCAGAACAAAGGACGGCAAACGAAGTGCTCATTTTGAGCATACTGTACTAATCACCAAGGGAGATCCGGAGGTGCTCACTAAATAA